A genomic segment from Verrucomicrobiaceae bacterium encodes:
- a CDS encoding polymer-forming cytoskeletal protein: MFGRFFTPKSSILPTPPKNQIEVVCPSCGAAQYEPRLVVSSFCKKCGVHLTIKKGKVSASQASRSGAGYGDWDSPEPAPAIAAARAATAPPPPPPVEKKSLISLPEPASEEDRDADLSAADGFGAFLKNKVQPAAAPAPIATPAPTAPEPAPVAEEPFVLKNEDPPSEPEPERRASSNSPPPTAAPAPLSASSLQKMKDLGMYRNQYFKDVECFECRHSFKTGRSARSANCPSCGAYISLEDVEINMNSSQSIKTRGDVIIRKRGHLTASEVHCRDLRCQGLFEANVHCLGDAVFKSSGTIIGEVRCHRLIIERGADIVFKNPVHAAEVEIHSRITATIYSSGPVLIGTNGAVNGDVTARAVSIEPGGELNGAMNIVRPKATA, translated from the coding sequence TGAGCCGCGCCTCGTCGTTTCCTCCTTTTGCAAAAAGTGCGGCGTCCACCTGACCATCAAAAAAGGGAAGGTCTCTGCATCCCAAGCCAGTCGCTCTGGAGCTGGCTATGGCGACTGGGATAGCCCGGAGCCCGCGCCAGCCATTGCTGCCGCACGCGCCGCCACCGCGCCGCCTCCTCCACCGCCCGTCGAGAAAAAAAGCCTCATCTCGCTCCCAGAGCCTGCGAGCGAAGAGGATCGTGATGCTGATTTATCCGCCGCAGATGGTTTCGGAGCCTTTTTAAAGAATAAGGTCCAACCCGCTGCGGCCCCAGCTCCCATCGCTACACCGGCTCCCACTGCCCCCGAGCCAGCACCAGTCGCTGAAGAGCCCTTCGTGCTCAAAAACGAAGATCCGCCCTCCGAGCCGGAGCCTGAACGCCGCGCCAGCTCGAACTCCCCGCCTCCCACGGCGGCTCCCGCGCCACTTTCCGCCAGTTCGCTTCAAAAAATGAAGGATCTCGGCATGTACCGGAACCAGTACTTCAAGGACGTGGAGTGCTTTGAGTGCCGTCACAGCTTCAAAACAGGTCGCAGTGCTCGTAGTGCCAACTGTCCATCCTGCGGAGCCTACATCTCTCTCGAGGACGTGGAGATCAATATGAACTCCTCGCAGTCCATCAAGACTCGCGGCGATGTCATCATCCGAAAACGCGGCCATCTCACCGCTAGCGAGGTGCATTGTCGTGATTTGCGCTGCCAGGGCCTGTTCGAGGCCAATGTCCATTGCCTCGGTGATGCCGTCTTCAAGTCCAGTGGCACCATCATCGGGGAAGTACGCTGCCACCGCCTCATCATTGAGCGCGGAGCAGACATCGTCTTTAAAAATCCTGTCCACGCTGCTGAAGTCGAGATCCATTCCCGCATCACTGCCACCATTTACAGCAGCGGCCCCGTCCTCATCGGCACCAATGGTGCCGTCAATGGCGATGTCACCGCCCGTGCGGTCTCCATCGAGCCCGGTGGCGAGCTCAATGGGGCTATGAACATCGTGCGGCCAAAAGCCACCGCTTGA
- a CDS encoding D-alanine--D-alanine ligase translates to MDLSDKKIAVLKGGPGSEREVSLKTAESVSYALATLGAQVIDVDVHGPDFSVPEDTFIAMNLIHGTFGEDGQLQAILEQRGIRYTGAGVQSSRIAFDKGLSKDKFIAAGVPTPRSQLYPLDGSEKLAISFPLVVKPPREGSSVGVHICYHQSEFDSAIEDARKFGSHTLIEDYVAGKELTIGILGDQVLPVIHIEPVDGFYDMNNKYPWMTGKGKTLYHCPAPFSAAVTQKIQDAALAAFRSCGTEVYGRVDVMLRDSDSEPFVLEINTIPGMTSSSLLPKAAAAVGIDFAQLCARIIELSLAARP, encoded by the coding sequence ATCGACCTCTCCGATAAAAAAATCGCCGTCCTCAAAGGCGGCCCCGGCTCCGAACGCGAAGTCTCCCTCAAAACCGCCGAAAGCGTCTCCTACGCACTCGCCACTCTCGGTGCCCAGGTCATCGACGTCGATGTCCACGGCCCTGACTTCAGCGTCCCAGAGGACACCTTCATCGCCATGAACCTCATCCACGGCACCTTCGGCGAAGATGGCCAGCTCCAGGCCATCCTGGAACAGCGCGGCATCCGCTACACCGGGGCAGGGGTGCAGAGCAGCCGCATCGCTTTTGATAAAGGCCTCAGCAAAGACAAATTCATCGCCGCAGGTGTCCCCACTCCGCGCTCCCAGCTCTATCCGCTCGATGGCAGTGAAAAACTCGCCATCAGCTTCCCCCTCGTCGTCAAACCACCGCGTGAAGGCAGCAGCGTCGGTGTCCACATTTGTTATCATCAAAGTGAGTTCGACTCCGCCATCGAAGACGCACGGAAATTCGGCTCCCACACCCTCATCGAAGACTACGTCGCTGGAAAGGAGCTCACCATTGGCATCCTCGGTGACCAAGTCCTCCCCGTCATCCACATCGAGCCCGTGGACGGCTTTTACGACATGAACAACAAATACCCCTGGATGACCGGCAAAGGCAAAACCCTCTACCATTGCCCCGCGCCGTTCAGCGCTGCCGTCACCCAGAAAATCCAGGACGCCGCCCTCGCCGCCTTCCGCTCCTGCGGCACGGAGGTTTATGGCCGAGTCGATGTCATGCTGCGTGACAGCGACAGTGAGCCCTTTGTCCTCGAGATCAATACCATCCCCGGCATGACCAGCAGCTCACTACTGCCCAAAGCCGCCGCCGCTGTCGGCATCGACTTTGCCCAACTCTGCGCTCGCATCATCGAGCTCTCCCTCGCCGCACGGCCATGA
- a CDS encoding iron-sulfur cluster assembly scaffold protein has product MNEDALQQALASTQNLGEMSDADAVGTVGSPDCGDMVRMWIKYRDKDGRRVIDKATFQSFGCQTAIAVASLATELIRGKTREEALTLKADDLSKPLGALPPMKIHCGQMVEGALKAALQAENHPQALPTATQPPAPLGAMLADSLAEAGKSAGKVKIVFSGT; this is encoded by the coding sequence ATGAACGAAGACGCCCTCCAGCAGGCTCTCGCCTCCACTCAGAACCTCGGCGAAATGAGCGATGCAGACGCCGTCGGCACCGTCGGTAGCCCCGACTGCGGTGACATGGTCCGCATGTGGATCAAATACCGCGATAAGGATGGTCGCCGCGTCATCGACAAAGCCACCTTCCAGAGCTTCGGCTGCCAGACCGCTATCGCTGTCGCCAGCCTCGCTACCGAGCTCATTCGCGGCAAGACACGCGAGGAAGCCCTCACCCTGAAAGCCGATGACCTCAGCAAGCCCCTCGGTGCCCTCCCACCGATGAAAATCCACTGTGGTCAGATGGTCGAAGGTGCTCTCAAAGCCGCGCTCCAGGCAGAAAACCACCCTCAGGCACTCCCCACGGCCACTCAGCCGCCCGCGCCACTCGGAGCCATGTTGGCCGACTCCCTCGCCGAAGCCGGAAAAAGCGCCGGCAAAGTCAAAATCGTCTTCTCCGGCACCTGA
- the upp gene encoding uracil phosphoribosyltransferase, protein MQPVIVVTHPLARRHLTIMRDVATPPHRFRRQLNLLGRILFLEATRDLATEPVRVLTPLQETDGVRLARPMVLVPILRAGLGLLDGIHSLIPDAIVAHVGIKRDEETAQPRPYYTNLPPGITDAQVFLLDPMLATGGSAIEAINQLKAAGASRIVLICVVSCPEGIATLQKAHPDVQIITAAIDDGLNEKNYIVPGLGDAGDRYFGT, encoded by the coding sequence ATGCAGCCCGTCATCGTCGTCACCCATCCGCTCGCTCGCAGACATCTCACCATCATGCGAGACGTCGCCACGCCTCCGCACCGCTTCCGGCGTCAGCTCAATCTCCTCGGGCGCATCCTTTTCCTCGAAGCCACCCGTGATCTAGCCACCGAGCCCGTGCGCGTGCTCACCCCGCTCCAAGAGACCGATGGCGTGCGACTCGCTCGCCCCATGGTCCTCGTCCCCATCCTCCGTGCCGGGCTCGGCCTGCTCGATGGCATCCACTCCCTCATCCCAGACGCCATCGTCGCTCACGTCGGCATCAAGCGAGACGAAGAAACCGCGCAACCCCGCCCCTACTACACGAATCTACCTCCCGGCATCACCGATGCCCAAGTCTTCCTCCTTGATCCCATGCTCGCCACCGGTGGCAGCGCCATCGAGGCCATCAATCAGCTCAAAGCCGCAGGTGCCAGCCGCATCGTCCTCATTTGTGTCGTCAGTTGCCCTGAGGGCATCGCCACCCTCCAGAAAGCCCACCCAGACGTCCAGATCATCACCGCAGCCATCGACGATGGCCTCAATGAGAAAAACTACATCGTCCCCGGCCTAGGCGACGCCGGTGACCGCTACTTCGGCACCTGA
- the mutS gene encoding DNA mismatch repair protein MutS, whose protein sequence is MMKQYLAMRRELPEDVLLFFRLGDFYELFFEDAKVASPILNVALTKRNGVPMCGVPHHSSQGYIAKLIKAGKRVAIGEQTSDPVPGKIVERAISQILSAGTINDINLLDSNRPNYLAAVFRNAKSRKLGLAYVDHTTGEFEIAEFKDSTQLADELEGLQPSELLYSDDQRDLIDQLGSPAAALAVESYLFLLDQAQHSLTQHFKVQSLDGFGCADMHAALSAAGAVMQYLQFQLRRSVEHIQRLRVGQTNDVVLIDAASQSHLELVSARGGNAHTLLSALDRTCTPMGARKLRHWVLHPLRDLDALTQRQDMLAAFIDEPMLLSQLRTLLKEVRDLERTSSRLSQGSGNGRDLQALAVSLEVVPSLKVILHESNRSHTSYTTYLLSRLHDLTPICQEIQRAICDEPPMQIKEGGVFREGYLPALDELRAASTLGRQWIADLQAREIERTGIKSLKIKYNAVFGYFIEITKANVGSVPADYHRKQTTVNGERYITDELKRMEDKILGSEERSKALEYEQFIELRGRVLDHLAHIQETAEAIAVLDSLCSLAETARLFNYTRPVLNETRNLFIRDGRHPVLDQNLTSGERFVPNDITLEPEESRLILITGPNMAGKSTYLRMTALLTLMAQIGSFLPAASAEIGLVDRIFTRIGASDDIARGQSTFMVEMNETSLILNNATERSLVILDEIGRGTSTFDGLSIAWSVAEHLHDHIGARCLFATHYHEITALAQSRSAVKNYNVAVKEWNQQIIFLHKILPGSAEKSYGIQVARLAGLPENVITRAKEVLHQLESGHQPAESVKEVPVATSVPAKTRKKPRSDEDAGQMSLFG, encoded by the coding sequence ATGATGAAGCAATACCTCGCCATGCGGCGTGAGCTTCCAGAGGACGTGCTGCTCTTTTTCCGCCTCGGTGATTTCTACGAGCTTTTCTTTGAGGACGCCAAAGTCGCCTCCCCCATCCTCAATGTCGCCCTCACCAAGCGCAACGGCGTCCCCATGTGCGGCGTCCCCCATCACTCCTCCCAGGGCTACATCGCCAAGCTCATCAAGGCCGGTAAACGCGTCGCCATCGGCGAGCAGACCAGCGATCCGGTGCCTGGAAAAATCGTCGAGCGTGCCATCTCGCAAATCCTCAGCGCAGGCACCATCAACGACATCAACCTCCTCGACTCCAATCGGCCCAACTACCTCGCCGCAGTCTTCCGCAACGCCAAAAGCCGCAAACTCGGCCTCGCCTACGTCGATCACACCACCGGCGAATTCGAAATCGCCGAATTCAAAGACAGCACCCAGCTCGCCGACGAACTCGAGGGCCTCCAGCCTAGCGAGCTCCTCTACAGCGATGACCAGCGTGATTTGATCGACCAGCTCGGCTCTCCCGCTGCCGCCCTCGCCGTGGAGAGTTACCTCTTTTTGCTCGACCAGGCCCAGCACAGCCTCACCCAGCACTTCAAAGTGCAATCACTCGATGGCTTCGGCTGCGCCGACATGCACGCAGCCCTCTCCGCCGCTGGAGCCGTAATGCAATACCTGCAATTCCAGCTACGCCGCAGCGTCGAGCACATCCAGCGCCTCCGCGTCGGCCAAACCAACGACGTCGTGCTCATCGACGCCGCTAGCCAGAGCCACCTGGAGCTCGTCAGCGCCCGTGGCGGCAATGCGCACACCCTTTTGAGCGCCCTCGACCGCACCTGCACCCCCATGGGTGCCCGCAAGCTCCGCCATTGGGTCCTTCATCCCCTCCGCGATCTCGATGCCCTCACCCAGCGCCAGGACATGCTCGCCGCCTTCATCGACGAGCCCATGCTCCTCAGCCAACTGCGCACCCTCCTCAAAGAAGTGCGCGATCTGGAGCGCACCAGCTCCCGCCTGAGCCAAGGCAGCGGCAATGGCCGCGATTTGCAGGCATTGGCCGTCTCTTTGGAAGTCGTGCCTTCACTCAAAGTCATCCTCCATGAGTCCAATAGGTCGCACACTTCCTATACGACCTATCTCCTTTCCCGCCTCCACGACCTCACGCCCATCTGCCAGGAAATCCAACGCGCCATCTGCGACGAGCCGCCCATGCAGATCAAAGAAGGCGGCGTTTTCCGCGAGGGCTATCTCCCCGCGCTCGATGAACTCCGCGCTGCCTCCACGCTCGGCCGCCAGTGGATCGCGGATTTGCAGGCGCGTGAGATCGAGCGCACCGGCATCAAGAGCCTCAAGATCAAATACAACGCCGTCTTCGGTTACTTCATCGAGATCACCAAGGCCAACGTCGGCAGCGTGCCCGCCGACTACCACCGCAAGCAAACCACCGTCAATGGCGAGCGCTACATCACCGATGAGCTGAAGCGCATGGAGGACAAGATCCTCGGCAGCGAGGAGCGCAGCAAAGCGCTCGAATACGAGCAGTTCATCGAGCTGCGCGGTCGTGTGCTCGATCACCTCGCGCACATCCAGGAAACTGCCGAAGCCATCGCCGTGCTCGATTCGCTCTGCTCACTCGCCGAAACCGCTCGCCTCTTCAATTACACCCGCCCCGTCCTCAACGAAACGCGCAACCTCTTCATCCGCGACGGCCGCCATCCCGTGCTCGATCAGAATCTGACGAGCGGCGAGCGCTTCGTGCCAAACGACATCACGCTCGAGCCCGAGGAAAGCCGCCTCATCCTCATCACCGGCCCGAACATGGCCGGTAAGAGCACCTACCTGCGCATGACCGCTCTTTTGACGCTCATGGCGCAGATCGGCAGCTTCCTCCCCGCCGCCAGCGCCGAGATCGGCCTCGTTGATCGCATCTTCACCCGCATCGGTGCCAGCGACGACATCGCACGCGGCCAGTCCACCTTCATGGTCGAGATGAACGAGACCTCGCTCATCCTCAACAACGCCACCGAGCGCAGCCTCGTCATCCTCGACGAGATCGGCCGCGGCACGAGCACCTTCGACGGCCTCAGCATCGCCTGGAGCGTCGCCGAGCACCTGCACGATCACATCGGTGCCCGCTGCCTCTTCGCCACCCACTACCACGAAATCACCGCGCTCGCCCAAAGCCGCAGCGCCGTGAAGAACTACAACGTCGCCGTGAAGGAGTGGAACCAGCAGATCATCTTCCTCCACAAGATCCTCCCCGGCTCCGCCGAAAAAAGCTACGGCATCCAAGTCGCCCGCCTCGCCGGCCTCCCCGAGAACGTCATCACGAGAGCCAAAGAAGTCCTCCACCAACTCGAATCCGGCCACCAGCCCGCCGAAAGCGTCAAAGAAGTCCCCGTGGCAACCAGCGTGCCCGCGAAGACGAGGAAGAAGCCGCGCAGCGATGAGGACGCGGGGCAGATGAGTTTGTTTGGGTAA
- a CDS encoding ATP-binding protein, translating into MQAPRSEQELQALILEGIEENSRLDYKAADALQRTDGKKQEITKDVSAFANAAGGMIIFGIREHTKPDKRHLPESIDPIDHTQFSKEWLDQVIGGIQPRITGLEIIPIPVEQPRLGMVYVVVIPQGETAHQALDLRYYRRRNFERTAMEDYEIREVMNRICNPVLNASILVLAEFGHRNESRVVLKVKNESGIMAEHYCVTLKIPGRLSGGYYFSPEKGFFAIEEGLYFHELRIDNARSSPLFPHSEVTHSLKFSIPLTITPTPPPSNDEITITIFADQSPKVVLKKSLKAAELDWQ; encoded by the coding sequence ATGCAGGCTCCACGATCAGAACAGGAACTTCAGGCTCTTATTCTTGAGGGCATCGAAGAAAACTCGCGCTTGGATTACAAAGCAGCCGATGCGCTACAAAGAACTGATGGAAAAAAGCAGGAGATTACCAAGGACGTTTCGGCATTCGCGAACGCCGCAGGTGGAATGATCATATTTGGTATCAGGGAACACACGAAGCCAGACAAACGACATCTTCCGGAAAGTATCGACCCCATCGACCATACTCAGTTTTCCAAAGAATGGCTGGACCAGGTAATTGGCGGCATACAGCCGAGGATAACCGGCCTTGAGATCATCCCAATCCCAGTTGAACAACCGAGACTAGGTATGGTTTATGTTGTCGTCATTCCGCAGGGAGAAACTGCGCACCAAGCGTTAGATTTGAGATATTACAGACGACGCAACTTCGAGCGGACAGCGATGGAGGATTACGAGATTCGCGAAGTAATGAACAGAATCTGCAATCCCGTCCTGAATGCTTCGATCCTTGTTCTTGCTGAATTTGGTCATCGAAATGAGAGTCGTGTCGTTCTCAAAGTGAAGAATGAAAGTGGCATCATGGCTGAGCACTACTGCGTCACGCTGAAAATCCCCGGTCGGCTTTCAGGTGGATACTACTTCAGTCCAGAAAAAGGTTTTTTTGCGATTGAAGAAGGACTGTACTTTCACGAACTGCGCATCGACAATGCACGCTCTTCGCCTCTGTTTCCTCATTCTGAGGTGACTCATTCGCTTAAATTTTCGATTCCACTGACGATCACGCCCACTCCACCACCAAGTAACGACGAAATAACCATCACCATTTTCGCCGACCAGTCGCCCAAAGTCGTCCTGAAGAAGTCACTCAAGGCTGCTGAACTAGATTGGCAATAG
- a CDS encoding DUF1080 domain-containing protein translates to MKNLAQLCLLLVTTSVLAQHPAADDAGFVSLFNGKDLTGWKTTGNWLVESDGSISLHPREGEKGWQRYAAYLSTEKQYGDFVLDLEFKINAKGNSGVFMRVGNLKDHVKSGFEVQILDTYGLAKPGHHDCGGIVHGTGPSKNMVKPAGEWNRYTITVQGRSVKVVFNGEQIIDTTLEAMNMADRPNLGHIAFQDEALRVWYRKVRIKELK, encoded by the coding sequence ATGAAAAATCTCGCTCAGCTCTGCCTCCTGCTCGTCACCACCTCCGTTCTCGCCCAGCACCCGGCGGCTGATGACGCGGGCTTTGTGTCGCTTTTCAATGGTAAGGACCTCACCGGCTGGAAAACGACCGGGAACTGGCTCGTCGAGTCCGATGGCAGCATCTCGCTGCATCCGCGTGAAGGCGAAAAAGGCTGGCAGCGCTATGCCGCCTACCTTTCGACCGAAAAGCAGTATGGCGACTTCGTGCTCGACCTGGAGTTCAAGATCAACGCCAAGGGCAACAGCGGCGTCTTCATGCGTGTAGGCAATTTGAAGGACCATGTCAAAAGCGGCTTCGAGGTGCAGATCCTCGATACCTACGGCCTCGCCAAGCCCGGCCACCACGACTGCGGCGGCATTGTCCACGGCACCGGCCCCTCGAAGAACATGGTCAAACCCGCCGGTGAGTGGAATCGCTACACCATCACCGTCCAAGGCCGCAGCGTGAAGGTCGTCTTCAACGGCGAACAGATCATCGACACCACGCTGGAGGCTATGAATATGGCCGACCGCCCCAACCTCGGCCACATCGCCTTCCAGGACGAGGCGCTGCGTGTGTGGTATCGCAAAGTGAGGATCAAGGAGCTGAAGTAG
- a CDS encoding GNAT family N-acetyltransferase has translation MGAANSFWDGPQPFIYGALFFVFLHTLAENYLRNSFLRQGRAARVQQAIFNKLSRWRLISPIILPNVEVEKLTAEPLPKGFKVRGWEQGDSMTCMEIYRLNAPGRFPTEVEKDYEERLTKEDQSMLVVELDGRVVACGGHSQTKDEAWLCYGLIHPDYQRQGIGRLLLLSRLARFEVPPGICIKICAVEASVGYYERFGFKQFGLWYSEDGKAHPMAGVSLHPEHLTQIVEFLRKEGCQPIPPLRT, from the coding sequence ATGGGTGCTGCGAACAGCTTTTGGGACGGACCACAGCCCTTCATCTATGGAGCGCTGTTTTTTGTTTTTTTGCATACTTTGGCGGAGAATTATCTGCGAAACAGTTTTCTGCGTCAGGGCAGGGCAGCGCGGGTCCAGCAAGCCATCTTCAACAAGCTCTCGCGCTGGCGACTGATTTCTCCCATCATTCTTCCGAATGTCGAAGTCGAAAAACTCACAGCAGAGCCGCTGCCAAAGGGGTTCAAGGTTCGTGGTTGGGAGCAGGGTGACTCCATGACCTGTATGGAGATATACCGCCTGAACGCTCCAGGCCGCTTTCCGACCGAAGTAGAAAAAGATTATGAAGAACGACTCACTAAAGAGGACCAGTCGATGTTGGTGGTTGAACTCGACGGTCGTGTCGTCGCTTGTGGCGGACACTCGCAAACGAAAGACGAAGCATGGCTGTGCTACGGTTTGATCCACCCCGATTATCAAAGGCAGGGCATTGGCCGATTGCTTCTTCTATCTCGGCTGGCAAGGTTTGAGGTTCCTCCGGGGATTTGTATCAAGATATGCGCTGTCGAGGCATCCGTCGGCTACTACGAACGGTTTGGTTTTAAACAGTTCGGCCTTTGGTATTCAGAAGATGGCAAGGCGCATCCAATGGCAGGAGTCTCGTTGCATCCTGAGCATCTCACCCAGATCGTTGAGTTCCTCCGGAAGGAAGGCTGCCAACCGATTCCGCCCCTCAGAACATGA
- a CDS encoding heparinase II/III family protein, producing MKLCQLPAFLLASYFIVGTSLAQLAEEYRQWTNTAGKAIEATLVSVDTAARSVKIKMRSGMEYDVPIASLSPADLEYAKTRYAAMQAAAPASGEGAGKTAPPRPQITVLPAAKFKAPSANDYLSGIAKVRPRLIQNAAGWAAIKNQITQDPALTRLMAALKASGEDLLKDPELNRINGEGDSGEGSRAIYRMALLAALQHGDGDLKWKDRAVRELILLCDKTNFRDWHPADAGSVSDMVIAVTLGYDWFRDGLNAKQAEDIRAFLRQKGVDALIAHIQDKPVPPTAFATAPEGSDANPEAPATKNAAPVTRQKMRIASALMLNAIGFVDDDPKMAKDSANAAAKVFGEGLLRFAPAGIWPEGIAAGDAVMDYAAMVIQSLRSSSGKDFGLSMLEGIPQLGLARLHLYGPTGQPFNLRADAAGDGLRPWITTWLAGLHGNPGIPAFDAGDKMAVDTAYFSGVGHYLYYHSQAAINGTPEAFDFATAGGMAATVRSGWGGDDLYIAIKGGDNRDPHAQLDIGTFVLDAGGIRWGQELGVENGFDGSVALAPEDRRKRYDHFLEGTRGQSTLTFGGANQDLDARASVLVTQSTPDAGLAIIDMTKAYPKDAQQVHRGIRVVRGASPYLVIQDDLTVKKTQPLVWSMQTRDIEITVDGPTATLKQGDRQLIATIVSPKGATFSAEAPPPPLDPENGRKLGKATPDVEGENVQTLKATVSAASGNVSLCITFTLGPAAPAHSHKPISDWVKK from the coding sequence ATGAAGCTTTGCCAACTTCCCGCCTTCCTCCTTGCTAGTTATTTCATCGTCGGAACGTCGTTGGCCCAGCTTGCGGAGGAATATCGTCAGTGGACCAACACGGCGGGCAAGGCAATCGAGGCCACGCTGGTCTCCGTGGATACCGCCGCACGCAGCGTGAAGATCAAGATGAGGAGCGGCATGGAATACGATGTGCCGATCGCCAGTCTGAGCCCGGCGGACTTGGAGTATGCGAAGACACGCTACGCGGCGATGCAGGCCGCTGCGCCTGCATCTGGAGAAGGCGCGGGAAAGACCGCGCCGCCGCGGCCTCAGATCACCGTTTTGCCTGCCGCCAAGTTCAAGGCACCGTCGGCGAATGATTACCTCAGCGGCATCGCGAAGGTACGCCCGCGTCTGATCCAAAACGCGGCCGGCTGGGCGGCGATCAAGAATCAAATCACCCAGGATCCCGCGCTGACCAGGCTCATGGCCGCGCTCAAAGCCTCCGGCGAGGATTTGCTCAAAGATCCCGAGCTAAACCGCATCAACGGCGAAGGTGACTCAGGCGAGGGCTCTCGCGCCATCTATCGCATGGCCCTGCTCGCCGCACTGCAACATGGCGATGGCGATCTGAAATGGAAGGATCGTGCCGTGCGCGAACTCATCCTGCTTTGCGACAAGACGAACTTCCGTGACTGGCATCCCGCCGATGCCGGGTCCGTCTCCGACATGGTGATCGCCGTCACGCTCGGCTACGACTGGTTTCGCGATGGCCTCAATGCCAAGCAAGCAGAGGACATTCGCGCCTTCCTTCGCCAGAAGGGCGTGGACGCGCTGATCGCCCACATCCAGGACAAGCCCGTGCCACCCACGGCCTTTGCCACCGCACCGGAAGGCAGTGACGCCAACCCTGAAGCGCCCGCGACGAAGAACGCGGCTCCGGTGACTCGGCAAAAGATGCGCATTGCCTCCGCGCTCATGCTGAATGCCATCGGCTTTGTCGATGATGACCCGAAAATGGCCAAGGACTCGGCCAATGCCGCTGCGAAGGTCTTTGGTGAAGGCCTTTTGCGCTTTGCCCCCGCTGGCATCTGGCCGGAGGGCATCGCGGCGGGTGATGCCGTGATGGATTACGCCGCGATGGTGATCCAGTCGCTCCGCAGTTCCTCAGGCAAGGACTTTGGCCTCAGCATGCTGGAAGGCATTCCGCAGTTGGGTCTGGCCCGCTTGCACCTTTACGGCCCCACCGGGCAGCCCTTCAATCTCCGTGCGGATGCGGCCGGTGACGGCCTCCGTCCTTGGATCACCACCTGGCTGGCCGGTCTGCATGGCAATCCGGGCATCCCGGCCTTTGATGCGGGTGACAAGATGGCTGTCGATACGGCTTACTTCAGCGGAGTGGGCCATTATCTTTACTACCATTCACAGGCCGCGATCAACGGCACACCGGAGGCCTTCGATTTCGCCACCGCAGGCGGCATGGCTGCCACCGTGCGTAGCGGCTGGGGCGGAGATGACCTCTACATCGCCATCAAGGGCGGAGACAATCGCGACCCACATGCCCAGCTCGATATCGGCACCTTCGTGCTTGATGCCGGTGGCATCCGTTGGGGTCAGGAACTCGGCGTGGAGAATGGTTTCGACGGCAGTGTGGCGCTCGCGCCCGAGGACCGCCGGAAGCGCTACGACCATTTCCTCGAAGGCACGCGGGGCCAGAGCACGCTCACTTTTGGAGGTGCCAACCAAGACCTCGATGCGCGTGCCAGCGTGCTCGTCACCCAATCGACCCCCGACGCCGGACTCGCCATCATCGACATGACCAAGGCCTATCCAAAGGATGCCCAACAGGTGCATCGCGGCATCAGGGTTGTGCGGGGTGCCTCGCCCTACCTCGTCATCCAGGACGATCTCACCGTCAAAAAGACCCAACCACTCGTCTGGAGCATGCAGACCAGGGACATCGAGATCACGGTGGATGGCCCCACCGCCACTCTGAAGCAGGGCGACCGGCAGCTCATCGCCACCATCGTCTCTCCGAAAGGCGCCACCTTCAGCGCGGAGGCGCCTCCTCCACCCCTCGACCCGGAGAACGGGCGCAAGCTCGGCAAAGCGACCCCTGACGTCGAAGGCGAGAACGTCCAAACGCTCAAGGCCACCGTCTCTGCTGCCAGCGGCAACGTCAGCCTCTGCATCACCTTCACCCTGGGACCTGCTGCTCCCGCGCACAGCCACAAGCCGATCAGCGATTGGGTGAAGAAGTAG